One window of Hydractinia symbiolongicarpus strain clone_291-10 chromosome 3, HSymV2.1, whole genome shotgun sequence genomic DNA carries:
- the LOC130636488 gene encoding early endosome antigen 1-like translates to MATSGYRLPCVYCVEGTSFPSSEALKKHLVSSHESLISRSKSLASRHVKSSSGISLPDASVKLKSDTFLPQSSADSAFIDKSYSSGVFGSEQKSRASMDNTVPAISSMKMKLLLDRIQRKDETIENLLNENERLKTESRTKDEEQNRVRQKWKAQAEDMLRILKTEQRELVAQNQLLERQLRDSQEEKNKLRDENDKITKEHANLQLIVTKNKRINEQHADRVSIRKESDFTVRELSFQVETLKSEKASLQAVLSSKENAIKMLQTKQEELVADLRIERNKNSDLNRERVSLKGQLALLEATYIQSESDVEMQKESVTNLSSKLNRLEINKSDLDKQVWSYTQTIKSLQNDVECLKTEKRKMIEKLEKTDSVLSKLSVRVSSPPQGKHAPRTINGTGSSYKHEESKQSFEQLLHAVKQLASKNEHSSHEEVTRLTSQLQDVNMKLVDEKSNALELKRRVVELESYLEQTGDVEELVKKQFTDLQLLRSKHQICLRKDKIRKQLKADKRRLKRKYDNVVKEVQLLTVLYNSAKEELSHKDQVLNDLNAERKNYQDSHQHAREDLNELQKEILQKEVAVEKYKRESCYLLEKLNTSTEEVSTLKDKNESLEIKLEDFNDLKLVKDGMRELIDTLSQIRNETKGSAENNTAGVESLVKRNIELTNEIATSHRKIYNGERLVESLKQNIEELENVKATNEAEIERLLCELDRFKENAPRSPTEYDSIIENLILEKEILSSRVLILEGIREEMEFLREEKEKLREENEEQKRKMAEFLQNASRFTVPDIGNEETVLIQKYDSDASEGDFLESVKTLDHLDEEDKVRLKEILSMPDFQDFLSRSSMVIDPNDSDDATDTPKPDNLNSDCFEEVEHVVNYITGTDAEQDLAEADSAEPDSAERVQKNYTKSAEDRKRCAAVDNTVEQKSLDKIFTESKIIRDDVALQNQTKLNADTSKILQEFNRVLKASSTDSSPRSGHGNSPSKTKQVQFSNHVVKFLQPENKRGGNVGQPFDDTSFYRSYFQEALGITYPMLTRLDDEDIERDLDDASCSSNASLGQSPTQGENCSEEQTNSANSAIFNTSSTLLNSKPTHDASQDIFISPNASKTKRSGILSPLLGTRTSMELFKSLSEPSAFTVQQPQRFCSDNTFDRRNKRVGVLPLICELENEENTAMVNTFTHREKAADALNILRSFISKADEATQGNAARAFEAQDATCDDDVADQTSERTMSSDHLKNSSSLGISVDDDNLFQDGDINVTDNAFPIEKSHLQRAENDQFKASTPSVPMHRPVSFDFSDGSLNNLDLFYQKVEDT, encoded by the exons ATGGCTACCTCCGGATATCGTTTACCGTGTGTGTATTGTGTTGAGGGAACCTCTTTTCCAAGTAGTGAGGCCCTAAAGAAACATTTAGTGAGTTCGCACGAAAGTTTGATTAGTAGATCAAAGTCTCTTGCGTCACGCCATG TCAAATCTTCGAGTGGTATTTCCTTACCAGATGCCAGCGTTAAACTTAAAAGTGACACCTTTTTACCTCAATCAAGTGCTGATTCAGCATTTATTGACAAAAGCTATTCGAGTGGCGTGTTTGGATCTGAACAAAAAAGCCGAGCTTCCATGGACAATACCGTCCCTGCAATCTCATCCATGAAGATGAAGCTTTTACTTGATAGAATACAGAGGAAGGACGAAACCATAGAAAATTTGCTTAACGAGAATGAACGTTTAAAAACTGAGAGTAGAACAAAAGACGAAGAGCAGAATCGAGTTCGACAGAAATGGAAAGCACAAGCCGAAGATATGTTGAGAATTCTTAAAACCGAACAACGCGAGTTGGTTGCTCAAAACCAATTGTTGGAAAGACAACTCCGTGATAGtcaggaagaaaaaaataaacttcgcgatgaaaatgataaaattactAAAGAACACGCAAATTTGCAGCTTATCGTGACTAAAAACAAACGTATTAACGAACAACACGCAGAccgtgtatcaatacgaaaagaaaGCGATTTTACCGTAAGAGAATTGTCATTCCAGGTTGAAACACTCAAATCTGAGAAAGCATCATTGCAAGCGGTGTTATCAAGCAAGGAAAACGCTATTAAGATGCTTCAGACAAAACAGGAAGAACTTGTTGCTGATTTGCGAatagaaagaaacaaaaacagcGATTTGAACAGAGAGAGGGTTTCTCTTAAAG GACAGCTAGCCTTGCTTGAAGCTACCTACATTCAGTCAGAATCTGACGTGGAAATGCAGAAAGAGAGTGTAACAAATCTATCATCTAAACTCAATCGCTTGGAGATAAACAAATCAGATTTAGACAAACAAGTATGGTCGTACACTCAAACGATCAAATCTCTTCAAAACGATGTCGAATGCTTGAAAACAGAAAAGCGAAAGATGATCGAGAAGCTTGAAAAGACAGACAGTGTGTTGAGCAAACTTTCCGTCCGTGTATCTTCGCCACCGCAGGGAAAACATGCACCTCGTACTATTAACGGGACAGGGTCTAGTTATAAACACGAGGAATCGAAGCAAAGTTTTGAGCAATTATTACACGCTGTAAAGCAACTCGCTTCGAAGAATGAACACTCGTCGCATGAAGAAGTAACTCGACTGACGAGTCAACTGCAGGACGTAAATATGAAGTTAGTTGACGAAAAGTCTAACGCTCTTGAACTGAAAAGAAGAGTGGTAGAACTTGAATCGTACCTGGAGCAGACCGGAGACGTCGAAGAATTAGTGAAGAAGCAGTTTACTGACTTGCAACTGCTTCGAAGTAAACACCAGATATGTCTAAGAAAAGACAAAATACGGAAACAACTTAAAGCTGATAAAAGAAGGTTGAAGCGGAAGTATGACAACGTTGTGAAAGAAGTTCAACTTTTAACCGTGCTCTATAACTCAGCCAAAGAAGAACTCTCTCACAAGGACCAGGTTCTAAATGATTTGAACGCAGAACGGAAAAATTATCAAGACTCTCATCAACACGCGCGTGAGGATCTAAACGAGTTGCAGAAGGAAATCTTGCAAAAAGAAGTAGCCGTGGAGAAGTACAAGCGGGAGAGTTGTTATTTGTTAGAGAAACTAAATACAAGTACGGAGGAGGTTAGCACGTTGAAAGATAAAAATGAGAGTTTGGAAATAAAACTGGAGGATTTTAACGATCTAAAACTTGTTAAAGATGGCATGAGAGAATTAATAGACACTTTATCGCAAATTCGTAATGAGACGAAGGGCAGCGCAGAAAACAATACAGCTGGCGTTGAATCATTGGTTAAGCGAAACATCGAATTAACCAATGAAATTGCAACTTCCCATCGTAAGATCTACAATGGAGAACGCCTGGTTGAATCGCTAAAACAGAACATTGAAGAACTTGAGAATGTTAAAGCTACTAACGAAGCTGAAATCGAACGATTACTTTGTGAGTTAGATCGATTCAAGGAAAATGCACCGCGGTCACCTACAGAATACGATTCCATCATTGAGAATTTAATACTTGAAAAAGAAATCTTATCTTCGCGTGTTCTGATATTAGAAGGGATTCGTGAAGAAATGGAATTTCtaagagaagaaaaagaaaagttacgtgaagaaaacgaagaacaaaaaagaaaaatggctgAATTTTTACAAAACGCGTCCCGTTTCACAGTACCAGATATCGGAAACGAAGAAACTGTACTCATTCAAAAATATGATAGTGATGCCAGCGAAGGTGACTTTCTGGAAAGTGTTAAAACGTTAGATCACTTGGATGAAGAAGACAAAGTGCGACTGAAAGAAATTCTTTCAATGCCTGACTTCCAAGACTTCTTGTCTCGAAGTAGTATGGTCATTGATCCAAACGACTCAGATGATGCAACGGACACCCCAAAGCCCGATAATCTGAATTCGGACTGTTTTGAAGAAGTAGAACACGTAGTCAACTATATAACTGGTACCGATGCTGAACAGGACTTAGCAGAGGCGGACTCTGCGGAGCCGGACTCTGCGGAGCGTGTGCAAAAAAACTACACAAAGAGTGCCGAAGATAGAAAACGATGCGCTGCGGTCGATAATACAGTTGAGCAAAAAAGTTTGGATAAAATTTTCACAGAATCTAAAATTATCCGCGATGATGTCGCATTGCAAAACCAAACAAAGCTAAATGCTGATACCAGTAAGATATTGCAAGAATTTAACAGAGTCTTAAAAGCTTCCAGTACAGATTCCTCGCCAAGAAGTGGTCATGGTAACAGTCCTAGCAAAACAAAGCAAGTTCAGTTCTCTAATCACGTAGTAAAATTTCTGCAGCCCGAAAACAAAAGAGGTGGCAATGTTGGCCAACCTTTCGATGATACATCGTTTTATCGTAGTTACTTCCAGGAAGCGTTAGGAATAACTTATCCCATGTTGACCCGCTTAGACGATGAAGACATTGAGAGAGATCTTGACGATGCTTCGTGCAGTTCAAATGCATCTCTCGGACAAAGTCCTACTCAAGGGGAAAACTGCTCCGAGGAACAAACTAACTCTGCTAATAGCGCCATCTTTAACACATCAAG CACGTTACTGAACAGTAAACCAACACATGATGCTTCTcaagatatttttatttctccAAATGCCTCAAAGACTAAAAGGAGTGGAATCTTGAGTCCTCTTCTTGGAACAAGAACCAGTATGGAATTATTCAAATCACTATCAGAACCTTCAGCGTTCACCGTTCAACAACCGCAACGCTTCTGCAGCGACAATACGTTTGATAGAAGGAATAAGAGAGTAGGAGTGCTACCGCTGATATGTGAGCTTGAGAACGAGGAAAACACAGCAATGGTGAACACGTTTACGCACAGAGAAAAGGCTGCGGATgcattaaatattttaagatcATTCATCAGTAAAGCCGATGAAGCAACTCAAGGTAACGCTGCAAGGGCTTTTGAAGCACAAGATGCAACGTGCGATGATGATGTTGCTGACCAAACTAGTGAAAGAACAATGTCCAGTGACCATCTAAAAAACAGCAGCAGCTTAGGTATTTCAGTGGATGACGACAATCTTTTTCAGGATGGAGACATCAACGTAACGGACAATGCATTTCCAATTGAAAAATCTCATCTCCAACGTGCAGAGAATGATCAATTCAAAGCCAGCACACCGAGTGTACCGATGCATAGACCGGTATCTTTTGATTTCTCTGATGGCAGCTTGAATAACCTGGATTTATTTTATCAGAAAGTAGAAGATACATGA
- the LOC130636489 gene encoding late histone H2B.L4-like: MASPKKGSPEKGSPKKTSRSASPKRGSPKKGKGMAAKKGGVRKGAKKNAAKRRRSRRESYGIYIYKVLKQVHPDVGISSKAMNIMNSFVNDIFERLAGEASRLAHHNKKQTIASREVQTSVRLLLPGELAKHAVSEGTKAVTKYTSSK; the protein is encoded by the coding sequence ATGGCAAGCCCAAAAAAAGGAAGTCCAGAAAAAGGGAGTCCAAAGAAGACATCCAGATCTGCTAGTCCGAAAAGGGGAAGCCCAAAGAAAGGGAAAGGCATGGCAGCCAAGAAAGGAGGTGTGAGAAAGGGTGCAAAGAAAAATGCAGCAAAGAGACGAAGAAGCCGAAGAGAAAGTTATGGTATCTATATTTACAAAGTTTTGAAACAAGTCCACCCTGATGTTGGAATTTCAAGTAAAGCCATGAATATCATGAATTCCTTTGTCAATGATATCTTCGAAAGATTGGCTGGCGAGGCGTCGAGACTTGCTCATCACAACAAGAAACAAACCATCGCTTCCCGTGAAGTGCAAACTTCAGTTCGTTTGTTGCTTCCTGGTGAACTTGCAAAGCATGCAGTGAGCGAGGGAACAAAGGCTGTGACCAAATACACAAGTTCCAAGTAG
- the LOC130636493 gene encoding late histone H2B.L4-like, with protein MVSPRKASPRKGSPKKGSPKKTSRAASPKRGSPKKRKGMAAKKGGVRKGAKKNTAKRRRSRRESYGIYIYKVLKQVHPDIGISSKAMNIMNSFVNDIFERLAGEASRLAHHNKKQTIASREVQTSVRLLLPGELAKHAVSEGTKAVTKYTSSK; from the coding sequence ATGGTAAGTCCAAGAAAAGCCAGTCCAAGAAAAGGGAGTCCAAAGAAAGGAAGTCCAAAGAAGACATCCAGAGCTGCTAGTCCGAAAAGGGGAAGCCCAAAGAAAAGGAAAGGCATGGCAGCCAAGAAAGGAGGTGTGAGAAAGGGTGCGAAAAAGAATACAGCAAAGAGACGAAGAAGCCGAAGAGAAAGTTATGGTATCTATATTTACAAAGTTTTGAAACAGGTCCACCCTGATATTGGAATTTCAAGTAAAGCTATGAATATCATGAATTCCTTTGTCAATGATATCTTCGAAAGATTGGCTGGCGAGGCGTCGAGACTTGCTCATCACAACAAGAAACAAACCATCGCTTCCCGTGAAGTGCAAACTTCAGTACGTTTGTTGCTTCCTGGTGAACTTGCAAAGCATGCAGTGAGCGAGGGAACAAAGGCTGTGACCAAATACACAAGTTCCAAGTAG
- the LOC130636490 gene encoding late histone H2B.L4-like yields MASDKTLKRKAITNKRVQKKPRKRKESYSTYIYKILKQVHPDVGMSNESMKIMNSFVLDVFDRIAGEAHKLAADNNSQTVSAKEIQTAVTLLLPGELARHAVSEGSKAVSKYKMSK; encoded by the coding sequence ATGGCAAGCGATAAAACCCTAAAGAGAAAAGCTATAACGAACAAGAGGGTTCAAAAGAAGCcaagaaaaagaaaggaaagttacagcacttatatttataaaattttgaaacaagTGCATCCTGATGTTGGCATGTCAAACGAATCGATGAAAATCATGAATTCGTTTGTATTGGATGTATTTGATCGCATAGCTGGCGAAGCACATAAGTTAGCGGCTGACAACAATAGTCAAACTGTATCTGCTAAAGAAATACAAACAGCTGTCACATTATTGCTACCTGGAGAACTCGCAAGGCATGCTGTGAGTGAAGGTTCAAAGGCAGTTAGCAAATACAAAATGTCAAAGtaa